The Gordonia iterans DNA window CAACCGGATCCTGGCCTGGCTCGACCCCGACGGCACCCTCGCCGACGACCACGACCGTCAGCGCCGCCGCACGTTCAACCTGCAGCCGCAGAACCGGCAGTTGATGAGCAAGGTCCGGGCGCTGCTCACCCCGGTGTTGCGCGCGAAGTTGGAGGTGGTCTTGCATCAGTGGGCCACTACGGGGATGAACAACCCGGACGACCCGGATTCCCCGCGTGGCGCGGCCGACCAACCCGGCCTCGACCCCGCCGTCCTGGCGGCCGCGGCAGAGCGGGACACCCGCACGCTCGGGCAGCGTCAGCACGACGCCCTCCAAGCATTGTGCGACTGGGCCCTCGCGCTGGCCGGGCAACCCGCACCCACCCGGATCCCCTCACAAGTAGTCGTGACCGTGACCGATGAGGATCTGGCGCGGCAGGCTGGGATCGGCTGGACCGCCACCGGCACCCGCATCCCGGTGTCTGATCTGGTGCAGTTCGCCGCCGACACCATCCCGTATCTGGCGGTGTTCTCCCAAGCCACCGGACAAATCCTGTACCTGGGGCGCGCCAGCCGGTTCGCCACCGCAGCACAACGGCTGGCATTGTTCGCCCGCGACCGGGGATGCACCGCACCGGGCTGCACCGTCCCGTTCATCCGCACCCAAGCTCACCATATGCCTGATTGGTCAGACGACGGTGTCACCGATATCGACCGGTTGGGTGGGGCGTGCGGCCGGCACAACCGGATGAACGGCACAACCCCGGGGCACTGGGAGTCGACGGTCCTCACCTTCGGGCCCGACGCCGGACGCGTCGGCTGGCGGCCCGTCGGGCGCGGCACCCGGTGGCAGAGCAACATCATGTTCCACCCCGAACGCCTCGCACCCGACCCCGCCCGTGTCCCAGCAGCAGGTGAACCGACCGCCGACACCGGACCACCCGACACGACCGACTCCCGCGAGGACACCGACGGACCGCGCGGCAACACACGAATGCCCGACGTCAGCGCATTGCGTGAAGTGATCGCTGCACCGGACGCGACCGGGCCACCGGGCGAACACCGGACTGCCCGTCCATTCCGGATCGTGCACGGACACTGGGTCGCCTGACACCGGGCCACTCGGCGACCCCGCACCACCAGTCGACCCCGGACCACCCGAGGACCTCGGACCACCCGAGGATCTCGGGCCGCCCGAGGAGCGAGACCAGGACCTGGACCGGGACGACGATCGATCGAATCCGACGATCATCGTCCACCACCGGCCGACCCGGCGCCGCCTACGCCCGCGCAGGACCGACGATGACCATCGACCGCACATCTACCGGCGACGACCAGGACCGCACACGCACTTCATCTCCCGGCACCTCAGTCGAATGGAACGCGCGCAACGACATCGCCCGTCGGCTGCGGCGAACCTCCCGGCGGCTCCACGGTGAACGCCAGTCCGGACGCATCGCGCACACCGGTGATCACCGCGGTCGTCGACGGGGCCACGTCCTCCGGCCCCATCGTGCCCGCCGGCGTCATCGAACCGTCCACACCTTCGAGCCACATCTGGTACACGGATCCCGGCTGCGGCGGCGGGACGTCGTTCATCACCAGCACCGCCGCATCCGCCGAGTCCGAGTAAGTGACGGTCGCACGACCGGTCGCCACCGCCCCCGACCTCGACGCGACGTCTTTGGCGGAGAACACCTGCTCGGCGACCGGTGGCTGCCGAGGCGGCGATTCCCCGCCGGTACCGAACAGCCAGCCCACCACCCCGGCGATCACCGCGATGGCCGCCGCCGCGGCGAGGTACGTGAGGGCTCGGCGCCGCCGGCCCCACAGCGTCGCCACCGGCTCCGACGACGAGGCGGCGTCGCCCGCGGTCTCGCCGACGATCCCCGTACCGCGGCCCTCCGCGGCGTCGACGACGTCGGCGGAGTCGGCGTCCGCGGGCCCGCCAGTCGCCGCGCTGAGGACCGCGTCACGCAGATGCACAGGCGGTGGGGTGGCGGTCACGGCGCTGACGCGGGCCATCGCCTCACGGGTGGCGCGCAACGCCGCCGCGTAAGCGGACTGGACCTCCGGTGCGGCCTCCCGCAACGCCGCCTCGACTTCCGCCAGTTCTGCGTCGTCGAGAGCGTCCAGGCCGGCCAAGGTCGCCATTTCGATGAGCTCGTCATCAGACATCGCTGTCCCCCAAGCACTTCCGGAGACGAATCAGGCCATCTCGAATACGGGACTTCACGGTCGGGAGCGCCACGGACAGACGCTCGGCCACCTGACGGTAGGTCAGGCCCTGGTAGTAGGCGAGATCGACGGACTGACGCTGCGTGTCGGTCAGCGACTCGAGGCAGCCCAGCACCTGCTCGGTGGTCTCGCGCGCGGCCACCGACTCGGCGACGTGGTCGAACTCGCGGTCAGACGCGGCCGCCGCGTAGCGCAGGTCCCGATCGGTGGTGGCCACCTCGCTGCGTACCCGATCCACGGCCCGCCGATGTGCGATGGTCAGCAACCAGGCGAGGGCGGATCCCGACCGCGCGTCGAACGACCCGGCCGACCGCCACACCTGCAGGTACACCTCCTGCGTAACCTCCTCGCTGTAACCGGGGTCGCGCATCACCCGCAGAACCATCCCGTACACGCGAGAGCTGGTCTGGTCGTAGAACTCGCCGAACGCCGCGGTGTCGCCCGAAGCGACCCGCTCGAGCAGTTGCGGAAGCGCAGACCCCGCCGACGTCGTCACAGTCACGACGATAACCCACCGATCACGCGCTAACCCACGGCGCGCCGACGGGGCGGGCGTGGAACGAAGAACGAGGTGCGCCGCTGGTACTCGGCGTACCCGGGCCGCCCGCTCATCGACTTCTCCAGCAGCCGGGCACCGGTGGCGACGACCAGGAAGTAGGTCATCGCCGATGGCGAGAGCACGGTCAGCACGCCGGGCCACGCGCTGGCGGCGATCAGCCACAGGCCCCACCACAGACACGCATCGCCGAAGTAGTTCGGATGCCGCGTCCAGGCCCACACACCAGACTCCATGATCCGGCCCCGATTGGCGGGGTCGGCCTTGAACCTCCGGAGTTGGGCGTCGCCGATCGCCTCGAATCCGAAGCCCACCGCCCACAACACGACACCGGCACCCAGCGCGACGGCCGCCGGTCCGGTGGTGGGTACCGTCACGGCCGAGACCTGCAACGGCAGCGAGACGAACCACTGCGCCGCGCCCTGGGTGCCGAACACCCGACGAGCGGCGACGCGGGCCGGCGGACCGTCGTACTTCGCCAGCAACTCGACGTAGCGCGGGTCCTCGCCGTGCCCGCGGCACTTGACGTACATGTGCCACGAGAGCCGCAGACCCCAGACGGTCACCAGCACGGCCAGCAGCCAGCCGCGCACCGGGTCGCCGCCGCCGACGAGCAGCGCCAGCCACGCCACCCCGACGAAGCCCAGACCCCAGCCGACATCGACCACGTTGTAGCGGCCGATTCGATGGCCGACCGCGAACATCACGGTCTGCAGCACCGCCAGCACCAGCAGTGAGGCCCCGGCGACCACCCCGAAACCGGCCCACCCGGTCATCGGGAGAGTCCCACCTGAACGACGTCGAGATAGCCTGCGCGGAAGCCGGCCTCGGAGTACGCCAGGTACAGATCCCACATCCGCAGAAACGTGCGGTCGAAGCCCATGGCCAGCACCTCGTCCTCGCGGGAGTCGAACCGTTCCCGCCAGAGGCGCAGCGTCTCGGCGTAGTGCATGCCGTACGACGACGTGCCGGTGACGCGGAGCGACGTGCGCTCCCGCACCACGTCGCCGATCCCCTCCAGCGAGGTGAGCTGGCCTCCCGGGAAGATGTACTTCTGCACCCACGTGCGGGTGTTCTCCGACGCCAGCAGCCGATCGTGCGGCATGGTGATCGCCTGGATCGCGACGCGGCCGCCCGGTACGAGCAGCCGGTCGATGCATCCGAAGTACGCGGGCCAGTACGCACGGCCGACGGCCTCGATCATCTCGACGGAGACGACAGCGTCGTATTCGCCGCCGACCTCCCGGTAGTCGCAGAGGTCGATCGTTACCCGATCACCCAGACCGGCGTCGTCGATGCGACGACGCGCCAGATTCCGCTGCTCGACCGACAGCGTCACCGACCGGACCGTGGCGCCCCGCGCGGCCGCGCGCACACACAGTTCTCCCCACCCGGTGCCGATCTCCAACAGTCTGGTCCCGGGACCGACGCCGGCAAGATCCAGCAGTCGGTCGATCTTGCGGCGCTGCGCCGCGGCCAGCTCGCTCCACGAGAACCGTGTGTCATGGGCGGGCTCGGTCCCGAACACCGCCGCCGAGTAGCTCATCGTCTCATCGAGGAACGCCGCGAAAAGGTCGTTGGACAGGTCGTAGTGGTGCGCGACGTTCGCGCGGGTGTTCACCGTCGTGTTCTCCTCGTCGTCGAGCTGCCGCGGGAGCAGCACACGCCGCAAGCCCTGCAACGGTCCGGGGACCAGCGCTGCCGCTTCGCGGGCGAACGGGGTGAGGACGCCGACGAGATCGTCGCTGGTCCAGTCGCCCGCCATATAAGCCTCACCGAATCCGATCAGCCCCGTCGCGCCGATCCGGCGTGCGAAGGGTCCGGGGCGTCGAATGATCATTCGCGGCGGAACATCGTCGGCACCTGAGGCGAGGAGCGAGCCGTCGGGGTACTCGACGCGAACGTCCGCCCGCCGCGCGGCCCGGCGAAACAGCATCGCCGCGGCACGGCCCCGGGTGCGCGCCGCGATGCCGGTGGGCACAGCGGCCACGTCCGGCCACCGCTGCGCCGCTTGCGCGGAGGCTTCATCGCAGGGTGTCGCTGCGTGGTAGATCGCATTGTTGCTCATCGTTGACTCTCACTCCTCGTGATCGGTTGGTCACTGGTGACGTGTTCGGTGGCGACCGTCGTCGTCCGCTCGGGGCTCGGCGAGCGAAGAATCGGAAGGCGCTTGAGCCACAGTCGGATTCCCTGAATGCGAATTCGGAGGGCGACCACCCACGGCGCCAGGGGCGTCGTCACCTGGGCAAGCGCCACGCGGCGGGCCGTGACCGGCAGTGCGCGTCCGGCGAGAGTCGCGAGGAACGGTTCTTCGTCCGGTCTTTCCAGCACGACCGACAGTCCGATCCGCCCGTCCTCGCGCGGCTCCGGCAGGTGCAGGCGATAGTGGCCG harbors:
- a CDS encoding HNH endonuclease signature motif containing protein translates to MTVNGISYNDDATRSAPSTASLDTPGFDADTLIAGLSPAELLAVQTATEKRLSAEATALLAAESDDGLLGLLDAREQAHRRAEVFDAALYIEVSDRGVYRRAGHISTHQLYAHGARLGVDEARRRRVTAEGIGAMGALTGERLEPRLAATATAVADGDAGGAHVAAVTEIMDKLPSAVTHDQRVKAEAMLADAARRLDPAAVTVVGNRILAWLDPDGTLADDHDRQRRRTFNLQPQNRQLMSKVRALLTPVLRAKLEVVLHQWATTGMNNPDDPDSPRGAADQPGLDPAVLAAAAERDTRTLGQRQHDALQALCDWALALAGQPAPTRIPSQVVVTVTDEDLARQAGIGWTATGTRIPVSDLVQFAADTIPYLAVFSQATGQILYLGRASRFATAAQRLALFARDRGCTAPGCTVPFIRTQAHHMPDWSDDGVTDIDRLGGACGRHNRMNGTTPGHWESTVLTFGPDAGRVGWRPVGRGTRWQSNIMFHPERLAPDPARVPAAGEPTADTGPPDTTDSREDTDGPRGNTRMPDVSALREVIAAPDATGPPGEHRTARPFRIVHGHWVA
- a CDS encoding anti-sigma factor, yielding MSDDELIEMATLAGLDALDDAELAEVEAALREAAPEVQSAYAAALRATREAMARVSAVTATPPPVHLRDAVLSAATGGPADADSADVVDAAEGRGTGIVGETAGDAASSSEPVATLWGRRRRALTYLAAAAAIAVIAGVVGWLFGTGGESPPRQPPVAEQVFSAKDVASRSGAVATGRATVTYSDSADAAVLVMNDVPPPQPGSVYQMWLEGVDGSMTPAGTMGPEDVAPSTTAVITGVRDASGLAFTVEPPGGSPQPTGDVVARVPFD
- the sigK gene encoding ECF RNA polymerase sigma factor SigK, which translates into the protein MTVTTSAGSALPQLLERVASGDTAAFGEFYDQTSSRVYGMVLRVMRDPGYSEEVTQEVYLQVWRSAGSFDARSGSALAWLLTIAHRRAVDRVRSEVATTDRDLRYAAAASDREFDHVAESVAARETTEQVLGCLESLTDTQRQSVDLAYYQGLTYRQVAERLSVALPTVKSRIRDGLIRLRKCLGDSDV
- a CDS encoding DUF1295 domain-containing protein, with amino-acid sequence MTGWAGFGVVAGASLLVLAVLQTVMFAVGHRIGRYNVVDVGWGLGFVGVAWLALLVGGGDPVRGWLLAVLVTVWGLRLSWHMYVKCRGHGEDPRYVELLAKYDGPPARVAARRVFGTQGAAQWFVSLPLQVSAVTVPTTGPAAVALGAGVVLWAVGFGFEAIGDAQLRRFKADPANRGRIMESGVWAWTRHPNYFGDACLWWGLWLIAASAWPGVLTVLSPSAMTYFLVVATGARLLEKSMSGRPGYAEYQRRTSFFVPRPPRRRAVG
- a CDS encoding class I SAM-dependent methyltransferase, with the translated sequence MSNNAIYHAATPCDEASAQAAQRWPDVAAVPTGIAARTRGRAAAMLFRRAARRADVRVEYPDGSLLASGADDVPPRMIIRRPGPFARRIGATGLIGFGEAYMAGDWTSDDLVGVLTPFAREAAALVPGPLQGLRRVLLPRQLDDEENTTVNTRANVAHHYDLSNDLFAAFLDETMSYSAAVFGTEPAHDTRFSWSELAAAQRRKIDRLLDLAGVGPGTRLLEIGTGWGELCVRAAARGATVRSVTLSVEQRNLARRRIDDAGLGDRVTIDLCDYREVGGEYDAVVSVEMIEAVGRAYWPAYFGCIDRLLVPGGRVAIQAITMPHDRLLASENTRTWVQKYIFPGGQLTSLEGIGDVVRERTSLRVTGTSSYGMHYAETLRLWRERFDSREDEVLAMGFDRTFLRMWDLYLAYSEAGFRAGYLDVVQVGLSR